The Planctomycetia bacterium DNA window CTATATCGAATGGTCGAAGGAGATCGATCTCGCCCAAGACTTTCAACTCGTCGGCGTCGGTCGCGCCTATGGGCCGCCGCGCGCGTTTCAAGGGACGTTCCCCTATCTCTATCGCAACCAAGGGGACGGCACCTTTGTCGATGTCTCTGAAGCCGCCGGCGTACAGGTGCGGAACAAGGCCACTAAAGTGCCGCTCGCCAAGTCGCTGGGCCTCGCACCGGTCGACGTCGATCGTGACGGCTGGCTCGATTTGATCGTCGCCAACGACACGGTGCAGAATCTGTTGTTCCATAACCGCGGCGACGGCACGTTCGAGGAAGTCGGCGCCGAGGCGGGCGTGGCCTTCGATACGGCCGGCAATGCCCGCGGTGCGATGGGCATCGACGCCGGCGCGTTTCGTAACGACGGTTCGCTGGGCGTGGTGATCGGCAACTTCGCCAACGAACCGACGGCGCTGTACGTCTCGAACGGCAAGTCGCTGAACTTCTTCGACGACGCGATCTCGAACGGCATCGGCCCCCCGTCGCGGCTGTCACTTAAGTTCGGCGTGTTCTTTTTCGACTACGACCTCGACGGCCGCCTGGACGTGCTGGAGGCCAACGGCCACATCGAGGATGAAATCAACCGCGTGCAGGAAAGCCAGCACTACGAACAGGCCCCGCAACTGTTCTGGAATTGCGGCGCCGCTCAAAAAAGCGAGTTCGTCCTGCTATCCGCCGAAAAGTGCGGCGAGGATTTCGTGAAGCCCATGGTGGGCCGCGGAGCGAGTTACGCCGACATCGACGCCGACGGCGACCTCGACGTCCTGCTGACCTCGGTCGGCGGCGCGCCGCGACTGCTCCGCAACGACCAGCAACTCGGCCATCACTGGCTCCGGCTCAAACTGCGCGGCGCGAACGGCAACCGCGACGCCCTCGGCGCCCGCGTCACGCTCACCGCCGGCGGCGTCACGCAAGAACGCCAGGTCATGCCCACCCGCAGCTACCTTTCGCAAGTCGAACTGCCCATCACCTTTGGCCTCGGCAAGGCGGATAAAGTAGAAAGCCTGACAGTCACCTGGCCGGACGGCAAGGAACAGAAGGTCGGGGATGTGAAAGTGGATCAACTGACTGAAATCGAGCAGGACGCCGGACAATGAATTCGTCGCCGTCGCCGTCGCCGCAAGAGCCATTGGTCTGCCGTACACGGCTGATCTGCGTTCTGCTTACATTCACGGTATTCCCTTTGCTCGCATTCGGCCCGCTGACGGGTAGTCTCGCAGCACTTTATTACACCGGCTTCTCATGGAAAGCGTGGCTGTTGGTTGGGCTGTTTCTATTCCTCGCCGGCTACATGTCGAAGCACATGTTGGAGAATTTTCATTGGGTCGAGCTAGACGGCAACACGCTTCGAGGGAAAAAGCTCGTGTCGCGCCGGCTGGTGGAAGT harbors:
- a CDS encoding CRTAC1 family protein; translated protein: MSNMENLPPDGEDAAVDDAVIGRALRGSLVVLVIGACVIAGVVYLRNRPKPAETKATPLAAPTVRDAPTIEPPTVKFTDVTQSAGITFRHVNGAYGSKLLPETMGGGCAFFDYDNDGDQDILFVNSMPWPDQPVAEGQPAPTAALYQNDGKGNFADATESAGLNLTCYGMGVACGDYDGDGWVDLFISAVGKNHLFRNEQGKFVDVTDAAGVGGADAIWSTASTFFDYDNDGDLDLYVANYIEWSKEIDLAQDFQLVGVGRAYGPPRAFQGTFPYLYRNQGDGTFVDVSEAAGVQVRNKATKVPLAKSLGLAPVDVDRDGWLDLIVANDTVQNLLFHNRGDGTFEEVGAEAGVAFDTAGNARGAMGIDAGAFRNDGSLGVVIGNFANEPTALYVSNGKSLNFFDDAISNGIGPPSRLSLKFGVFFFDYDLDGRLDVLEANGHIEDEINRVQESQHYEQAPQLFWNCGAAQKSEFVLLSAEKCGEDFVKPMVGRGASYADIDADGDLDVLLTSVGGAPRLLRNDQQLGHHWLRLKLRGANGNRDALGARVTLTAGGVTQERQVMPTRSYLSQVELPITFGLGKADKVESLTVTWPDGKEQKVGDVKVDQLTEIEQDAGQ